The following is a genomic window from Longimicrobiaceae bacterium.
AGATCCGGTCGCGGTCGTAGAGGCAGACGATGGCCCCGGAGATCCACTCCGTGGGCGCGTCCTCCACGAACAGCTTCACCCTGGTCTGGTACTCCAAGCTCCCTCCGCGTGCATCCGTCCCCGGTCGCGGGGAGAAGACAACCCTCGTCACGGCCCGAAGTGGCCGCACGCCTCCCAGCCGTCCGCCCGCCGCCAGCACTGCGGCACCTGATTCTACGCGCGCTCCGCCGCCGTGTCGATACCGCCCCGTCGCGGGAGCCTACTCCGGCACCGGGGGGACGCGCAGGCGGTCCAGCATCTCCAGCACCCGCTCCTGCCGCAGGATCAGCATCCCCAGGCGCTGGTCCGACACGCCGGGGCGGAGGAGGTACGGAAAGACCGGCTCGCCGTCGCGCACCTCCGCGCCGAAGTGGGCGAACGCCGCCCCTTCCAGCGGCTCGATGCGCTCGGCCAGCTCCGCCAGGTGCGAGGCGACCAGGAAGGCGCTGTGCCCGGCGGCGGCGAAGCCGGAGAGCACGGCAAGGCATGCGTCGGAGGCGTCCTTGAGGTTGGTCCCCTTGAACAGCTCGTCGAAGAGCACGAACGAGGGCGTGCCGCGCACCAGGACCGTGGCGGCCTCCCGCACCCGCCGCACCTCGCGGAAGAAGTAGCTCTGCCCCAGGCGGACGTTGTCGGTGGTGTTGATCCCGCTGAACAGGCAGCCGAACGGGGTCCATCGGAAGCGCGCCGCCGGCACCCCCATCCCGAGTTGCGCCAGGAAGACGGCGATCCCCGCCGCCTTCAGGTAGGTGGACTTCCCGGCCATGTTCGGGCCGGTTAGGAAGAGCAGCCGCGCGTCCGGCCCGATCCGCAGCGGGTTGCCCACGGCGTGCTCCACCCTCGGATGGTAGAGGCCCTCCGCCTCCACCCGGGGCGGCCCTTCGTCCAGCACCTCCGGCATGTGCAGCCACCGCTCCCGCGTCGCGCGGGCCAGCGAGCAGAGCGCGTCCAGCTCGTAGACCGCCTTCGCGAGCGCCGCGAGCGGGGCGAACGACTCCGAGCGGAGGGCGTGGTCCGCGGCGAGGAGGGCGGCGGGCGAGCGCCGGTGCACCGGCTTCCCCTCCGCGAGCAGCCGGAGCTCCGGGGCGGCGAGGTGGGCGCGCACTCCGGCGGCCCATGCATCCAGCAGCGGCGGCGGCTCCAGCGGGGCGAGCGCCTCCAGCATCTCTGCCGCGAGGCGGACCATGGTCTGCGAGATGGCGAGGCCGGCGCGGATCTGGTCGAAGGCGTCGCGGTGCAGCGAGCGCATCCACCAGCTGTCCAGCCACCGGAAGAGCCGGTTGGGGTGGTCGGCCGCGGCCCGTGGGGTGCGGGCGTACTTCTCCACGGCGAGCCACGCGCTCCCGACCAGCACGGGCTCGCAGAGCGCGTCGTGGTCCACCAGGAACCGCACGGCGGCCTGGGTGTCGCGCAGCTCCCCGGCCCCGGAGAGCGGGTGACGGAAGCGCTCCTTGAGCCGCTGCTCGCCGCCCTGCGTGAGGGTGAAGTTCGCCCACCCGAACACGCCGGTCTGCTCTCCCCCGGGCTGGAGGATCCCCAGGTCCTGCAGCGTCTGCCAGTCGACCAGCATGCTCTTCCGTGCCGGGTGGGCGGAGGGCGGAGGGCGGGGTGCGGCAGCCGAGCCCGCACCGCCGGAACAGAACTTGTATCCTACAGAGTAACAATCACTTACGAGCGCCCCGCAGGGGCCTTCCACGAACGGTTCCCTTTCGAACGGAGGTGACAGAAATCCCGGAACCGACCATGAACGCTACGAAGACGGCCACGGCCTGTCTCGCGCTCCTCGCCGCCGCGGCGACCGCGTGCACACCGGACCGCGCGCCCGAGGCCCCGGCGGACGCCGGGCAGGTGGCGGTGCAGCCGGCGCAGGCGCCCGCGAGCCAGATGGCGCTCTCGCCCGAGACGATCGACCGGCTGAAGCAGGAGTACGCCGTGCTCCGCGAGACCCCCGCCCCCGAGCCCCGGCCGAGCGCGGACGCCAACCCGGAGGAGGTCCCGAAGCGCCTCCGCGAGCGGCTCCCGGAGCGGGTGCTCCGTACGGTGAGCGGCGAGGCCACCTTCTACGCCGACGCCTTCGAGGGGCGCCGCACCGCGAGCGGGATCCCCTTCCGGCAGAACCAGATGGTGGCGGCGCACCGCGCCTTCCCCTTCGGGACCCTGCTGCGGGTGACCAACCTGCGCAACGACCGCTCCGTGAACGTGCGCGTGGTGGACCGCGGTCCGCACGGCGCCCGGGCGGCCTCGCGGGGGACCATCATCGACCTGTCCCGCCGGGCCGCGGAGAGCCTCAACTACACCGCCGCCGGGCGCGCCCCCGTCCGCGTGGAGGTGCTGGAGTGGGGCGAGGGGCTGCCGCGCACCTCGTAGGAGGTCGCGCGGGGGCCCGGCCGGAGGCGCGCCGGTCAGGCGGGACCCTCCGCGGCGGGCTCGTAGGGCGTGTTGAGCGCGTCCCAGATCTGGCGCGCGCTCTTTTCTCCGATCCCGGGCACCTGTCCGAGCTCTTCCGGCGAGGCACGCATCACGGCTGCCGGGGTGCCGAAGTGCTCCAGCAGCTGCCGCGCCCGGCGGCGGCCCACCCCCGGCAGGCCTTCGACCAGGTACTCCGCGTAGAGGCTCGCCCCCCGGGGCTT
Proteins encoded in this region:
- a CDS encoding septal ring lytic transglycosylase RlpA family protein is translated as MNATKTATACLALLAAAATACTPDRAPEAPADAGQVAVQPAQAPASQMALSPETIDRLKQEYAVLRETPAPEPRPSADANPEEVPKRLRERLPERVLRTVSGEATFYADAFEGRRTASGIPFRQNQMVAAHRAFPFGTLLRVTNLRNDRSVNVRVVDRGPHGARAASRGTIIDLSRRAAESLNYTAAGRAPVRVEVLEWGEGLPRTS